The following proteins come from a genomic window of Finegoldia magna ATCC 29328:
- a CDS encoding dicarboxylate/amino acid:cation symporter, whose protein sequence is MKQKKKMGLTTQIFIGLFLGLFVGIVFNLFVPSSYIKDTILVNGVFDVLGQGFIRLMQMLVVPLVFFSLVTGAMSMGDTKKLGKIGVKTLVFYLFTTALAITLALLLASFIKPGVGIDLTKVSQAAEANPAQAVSLKDTVLNLIPTNPIRAMSEGNMLQIIFFALLVGIILANLGEKAHNVANICEEFNDIMMDMTMIVMKFAPIGVFALITKTFATLGLSAIFSMLKYMLTVVLGLGLQLLLVYMVLLTIFAKVNPFKFLKKFFPVLGFAFSTSSSNATVPMNINKLEELGVSRKISSFTIPLGATINMDGTAIMQGVAVVFAANAYGMQLTPQNFLTVIAAATLASVGTAGIPSVGLITLSMVFNSIGLPISAIAMIMGIDRILDMIRTAINITGDAVCTVIVANSSGEEYFDKEKFNS, encoded by the coding sequence ATGAAACAAAAGAAAAAAATGGGACTTACAACTCAAATTTTCATAGGATTATTTTTAGGGTTGTTTGTCGGAATAGTTTTTAATCTATTTGTTCCTTCATCATATATAAAAGATACAATTTTGGTAAATGGCGTATTTGATGTATTGGGACAAGGATTTATTAGATTAATGCAAATGCTCGTGGTTCCATTGGTGTTCTTCTCACTTGTAACTGGCGCTATGAGCATGGGGGATACTAAAAAACTAGGGAAAATAGGAGTTAAAACACTTGTGTTTTATTTGTTCACAACTGCCTTGGCGATAACGTTGGCGCTATTATTGGCATCATTTATCAAGCCTGGAGTTGGAATTGATCTTACCAAAGTAAGTCAAGCAGCAGAGGCCAATCCTGCACAAGCTGTTTCACTAAAAGATACTGTATTGAATTTAATTCCTACAAATCCAATTCGAGCGATGTCTGAAGGAAATATGTTGCAAATAATTTTCTTTGCACTCTTAGTTGGAATTATTTTGGCAAATTTGGGAGAAAAAGCACACAACGTTGCAAATATTTGCGAAGAGTTCAACGACATCATGATGGATATGACTATGATTGTAATGAAGTTTGCACCAATTGGTGTATTTGCACTTATCACAAAGACATTCGCAACTTTAGGATTATCAGCTATATTCTCTATGTTAAAGTACATGCTCACAGTAGTTTTAGGATTGGGACTTCAACTTTTATTAGTGTACATGGTTTTATTGACGATTTTTGCGAAAGTAAATCCATTCAAATTCTTGAAGAAATTCTTCCCGGTTTTGGGATTCGCATTCTCCACATCATCTTCAAATGCAACAGTGCCAATGAACATAAACAAATTGGAAGAGCTTGGAGTTAGTAGGAAAATTTCTTCATTCACAATTCCACTTGGAGCGACAATCAACATGGACGGAACTGCAATCATGCAGGGAGTTGCAGTTGTATTTGCAGCGAACGCTTACGGAATGCAATTGACTCCACAAAATTTCTTGACAGTAATTGCTGCAGCGACACTTGCATCGGTAGGTACTGCGGGAATTCCTTCAGTTGGGTTGATAACTTTATCCATGGTATTTAATTCAATTGGACTTCCGATTTCTGCGATTGCAATGATAATGGGAATAGACAGAATTTTGGATATGATTAGAACAGCGATAAATATCACAGGAGATGCTGTGTGTACAGTCATCGTCGCTAATAGCTCTGGTGAAGAATATTTCGACAAAGAAAAATTTAATTCGTAA
- a CDS encoding TVP38/TMEM64 family protein, producing the protein MKLENKHIKKIVVILIVVLAFVFIKPLREGVTNMSKAFKDLESVKAYIRSFGKTAVVISFLMMILQSIAAPIPAFFITFSNAAIWGWVRGSILSWTSAMAGAALCFGIARFLGRDIAEKFATKGALKEVEGFFDKYGKNAILVARLLPFVPFDPISYAAGLTPMGFWEFFIATGIGQLPATLIYSYAASKSTNPSTWVKGLIILFGVFALGMLMKRIYNDKQAKKNI; encoded by the coding sequence TTGAAATTAGAAAATAAACATATCAAAAAAATTGTCGTTATTCTCATTGTGGTTCTTGCATTTGTATTTATCAAACCACTCAGAGAAGGCGTGACTAACATGTCCAAAGCTTTTAAAGACCTTGAAAGTGTAAAAGCTTACATTAGATCGTTCGGAAAGACTGCGGTTGTAATTTCATTCTTGATGATGATTCTTCAATCAATTGCAGCGCCAATTCCAGCTTTCTTCATTACATTTTCTAATGCAGCAATTTGGGGATGGGTCAGAGGAAGTATATTGTCTTGGACATCTGCAATGGCAGGAGCAGCTCTTTGTTTTGGAATTGCAAGATTTTTGGGAAGAGATATTGCAGAAAAATTTGCTACAAAAGGAGCATTGAAAGAAGTGGAGGGATTCTTCGACAAATACGGCAAGAACGCTATTTTGGTTGCAAGATTATTGCCATTCGTTCCATTTGATCCGATAAGTTATGCAGCGGGATTAACACCGATGGGATTTTGGGAATTTTTCATCGCGACAGGAATAGGACAACTTCCAGCTACTTTGATTTATTCTTATGCAGCAAGCAAATCCACAAATCCATCTACATGGGTAAAAGGACTTATAATTTTATTTGGAGTGTTTGCGCTTGGAATGTTGATGAAGAGAATTTATAACGATAAACAAGCAAAGAAAAATATATAA
- a CDS encoding UDP-N-acetylmuramoyl-tripeptide--D-alanyl-D-alanine ligase — MLTRNLKTITELTNTIINEKYHDVMVKGISTDTRTIQKDNMFIALRGDNFDGQNYIEMAFEKGASCCVVNRDYRNINDYPVIEVDNTKEFMMDLARGYISSLDCKVIAITGSNGKTTTKDIMSSLLKEKYKVVKTQKNYNNEIGLSKTIFDIDDDTEVAVLEMGTENFGEIRQLTNIAHPDIAMITNIGDSHLLNLKTKENIARAKFEILEGLKEDGIFILNNDDPILREVKQEYKLPEKTITLGIKPDSDYRMEMIKADETGSTFSINDHVFNIELLGHHQMYNATMSIIVAELMGLDYSDIAKGLKNIELTGMRNELILLDKFHILNDSYKSNPQSLTSCLETAYGLHGYSRKIAVLGDMLELGDNEITLHKNIGKSINPEKIDYVLATGPLAENIIKGARTNFAEDKVFYFETKEELLEKLQELIVDNTLVLVKASHAMQFDKLVEQIKEI, encoded by the coding sequence ATGTTAACAAGAAATTTAAAAACAATAACAGAACTTACTAACACAATTATAAATGAAAAATACCATGATGTAATGGTAAAAGGTATCTCAACAGATACAAGAACAATTCAAAAAGATAATATGTTCATCGCTCTTAGAGGAGATAATTTCGATGGACAAAATTACATAGAGATGGCTTTCGAAAAGGGCGCATCTTGCTGTGTAGTTAACAGAGATTACAGAAATATCAACGATTATCCTGTAATCGAAGTAGACAATACAAAAGAATTTATGATGGATTTGGCTAGAGGCTACATCAGCAGTTTGGATTGCAAAGTAATCGCCATCACTGGTTCCAACGGAAAAACAACTACAAAAGATATAATGAGTTCTTTATTAAAAGAAAAATACAAAGTCGTTAAAACACAAAAAAATTACAACAATGAAATCGGATTATCCAAGACGATATTTGACATAGATGATGATACTGAAGTTGCTGTCCTTGAAATGGGAACTGAAAACTTCGGAGAAATCAGACAATTGACAAATATCGCTCATCCTGACATCGCAATGATTACAAACATTGGCGACAGTCACCTATTGAATTTGAAAACAAAAGAAAACATTGCAAGAGCGAAATTCGAAATCCTTGAAGGATTAAAAGAAGATGGAATATTTATTTTAAATAATGACGATCCAATTCTTAGAGAAGTAAAACAAGAATACAAATTACCAGAAAAAACCATAACTCTTGGAATAAAACCAGACAGCGATTATAGAATGGAAATGATCAAAGCTGATGAAACAGGATCGACATTTTCAATCAACGATCATGTTTTCAACATAGAATTGTTGGGACATCATCAAATGTACAACGCTACAATGTCAATAATCGTAGCAGAACTTATGGGATTGGATTATTCTGATATTGCAAAAGGCCTTAAAAATATCGAATTAACTGGAATGAGAAACGAACTTATCCTACTAGATAAATTCCACATTTTAAACGACAGTTACAAATCAAATCCACAATCATTGACAAGCTGCCTAGAAACAGCTTACGGATTGCACGGCTATTCTAGAAAAATCGCCGTATTAGGTGATATGCTAGAACTTGGAGATAACGAAATAACTCTTCACAAAAATATCGGAAAATCAATCAATCCAGAAAAAATCGACTACGTATTGGCAACTGGACCATTAGCAGAAAACATAATCAAAGGAGCACGCACAAACTTTGCAGAAGACAAAGTATTCTACTTTGAAACAAAAGAAGAATTGCTAGAAAAATTACAAGAATTAATCGTGGACAATACATTAGTTTTAGTAAAAGCATCTCATGCAATGCAATTCGATAAATTAGTCGAACAAATAAAAGAAATTTAA
- a CDS encoding D-alanine--D-alanine ligase family protein codes for MQKNIYVLYGGPSTEHEVSITSARTLINNLSKEKYNVNAIFVRRNKKFIMKENITEEIKSDEELILDTDLSVIESVSECIRKINPENTVIFPAIHGSYGEDGTIQGFIKVLDLPFVGCNVLGSALCMDKGYTNDIFELNKIPQAKYVVLCKNDDYNLKEIFEKTSKAVYVKPCNAGSSVGVMRAETEEELEKAIQNAFQYDRRILVEEEIIGPELQIAVMGNDNPVASRPGVYQIHDVEFFDYDAKYNDSKTEMLTPFPMDEKLELKARHLAEKVYKLMSLSGFSRVDMFVKDNELWVNEINTVPGLTPHSMFPVLWKCTNDMSVSEVFDNLIGLAVEEYKKNKAYKLER; via the coding sequence ATGCAAAAAAATATATATGTATTATATGGCGGTCCTAGTACTGAACACGAAGTAAGTATTACAAGTGCTAGAACATTAATAAATAATTTATCAAAAGAAAAATACAACGTAAATGCGATTTTCGTTCGCCGCAATAAAAAATTCATTATGAAAGAAAACATAACTGAAGAAATAAAATCCGACGAAGAATTGATTCTTGACACTGATCTTTCAGTAATAGAATCTGTCAGCGAGTGCATCAGAAAAATCAATCCAGAAAACACTGTAATATTTCCTGCAATTCACGGAAGTTACGGCGAAGATGGAACAATCCAAGGCTTCATAAAAGTTTTGGATTTGCCATTTGTAGGTTGTAATGTGTTGGGTTCTGCGTTATGCATGGACAAGGGATACACTAACGATATTTTCGAATTGAACAAAATTCCTCAAGCAAAATACGTAGTACTTTGCAAAAACGACGATTACAATTTGAAAGAAATTTTCGAAAAAACATCCAAGGCTGTTTATGTGAAACCATGTAATGCTGGTTCATCAGTTGGCGTTATGAGAGCAGAAACAGAAGAAGAATTGGAAAAAGCAATTCAAAACGCATTCCAATACGACAGAAGAATTTTGGTTGAAGAAGAAATCATAGGCCCTGAACTTCAAATCGCGGTTATGGGCAATGACAATCCTGTTGCATCACGTCCGGGTGTATACCAAATACACGATGTAGAGTTTTTCGATTACGATGCAAAATATAACGATTCAAAAACAGAAATGCTTACACCATTTCCAATGGATGAAAAGTTAGAATTAAAAGCAAGACATTTGGCAGAAAAAGTGTACAAATTAATGAGTTTGTCAGGATTTTCAAGAGTTGATATGTTCGTAAAAGACAACGAGCTTTGGGTGAACGAAATCAACACAGTTCCAGGACTAACTCCACATTCAATGTTTCCAGTTTTGTGGAAATGCACTAACGATATGAGTGTTTCAGAAGTATTCGACAACTTGATTGGTTTGGCTGTTGAAGAATATAAAAAAAATAAAGCATATAAGTTAGAGAGGTAA
- a CDS encoding glycogen/starch/alpha-glucan phosphorylase → MEKEEFLLRFEKILFNMFGKDLHTSTKKEKYIAFSKIIMNELADDWKKTSDKHKHIRNAYYFSAEFLIGRSLGNNLLNMGLDEKYSQILKELDIDINDLEIQEEDAALGNGGLGRLAACFMESAASLDYPLTGYGVRYRQGLFKQYFHNGFQMEVGDNWTLDKDPWSRRVESESKIIRYKNQVVKAVPYDMPVVGYKNHVVNTLRLWQAECDDGFDFQKFNNFQYDDSVKEKNRAEDITRVLYPNDIQRPGKVLRLKQQYFFSSASIQDIIEKYEKNFPNDVNFEDFAKYNTIQLNDTHPVMAIPEMMRVLMDDKKLSWKQAWNVTSNVFNYTNHTILQEAMEKWNVDVVEEVSPRIMDIITEIDRRFVSDLVGLYYSVDRIDNLRIVKDNTVNMAHLAILTAVKINGVAKIHTEILKNDTLKPWHDLYPDKFVNKTNGITPRRWLFYANPELTQYITELLGEDWKTDLTKLKELEKFRDEDNVLDRLMEIKLHNKIRLKKYIKEHEQIDVDENSIFDIQVKRLHEYKRQLLNAFHILNLYYKIKNNEITDIPKQTYIFGAKAAPGYFRAKAIIKFINEVKNLVNNDDVVNKYIKVVFLENFNVSIGELVYPAADVSEQISTAGKEASGTGNMKFMLNGALTVGTYDGANIEIFNHAGEDNNFPFGATVDVLNSIRDNYNPVEYYYKDENIKRVVDTLLSDLINDSGSFMFLDIYNSLVNRDSSFKLDEYFVLKDFNDYEQIHEKILQTYADKKKWAKMSLMNIANFGEFSSDRTIKEYAEEIWRIVPNEKI, encoded by the coding sequence ATGGAAAAGGAAGAATTTTTGTTGCGATTTGAAAAAATTTTATTTAATATGTTTGGGAAAGATTTACACACTTCAACTAAAAAAGAAAAATACATAGCTTTTTCGAAAATAATAATGAACGAATTGGCGGATGATTGGAAGAAAACTTCTGACAAACACAAACATATTAGAAATGCCTACTATTTTAGCGCAGAATTTTTGATAGGAAGATCTTTGGGAAACAATTTGTTGAATATGGGATTGGATGAAAAATATTCACAAATTTTAAAAGAATTGGACATCGACATCAATGATTTGGAAATTCAAGAAGAAGATGCAGCTTTGGGTAACGGTGGATTAGGAAGACTTGCAGCGTGTTTCATGGAAAGTGCAGCGAGCTTGGATTATCCGTTGACAGGTTACGGCGTTAGATATCGCCAAGGACTTTTCAAACAATATTTTCACAACGGATTTCAAATGGAAGTCGGAGACAATTGGACATTGGACAAGGATCCTTGGTCAAGACGTGTTGAATCTGAATCCAAAATCATTAGATACAAAAACCAAGTCGTAAAAGCAGTTCCTTATGATATGCCAGTTGTAGGTTACAAAAACCATGTTGTAAACACTTTGAGGTTGTGGCAGGCGGAATGTGATGACGGATTTGATTTTCAAAAATTCAATAATTTTCAATACGACGATTCAGTAAAAGAAAAAAATAGAGCAGAAGATATTACGAGAGTTTTGTATCCGAATGATATCCAAAGACCTGGTAAAGTTTTAAGATTAAAACAACAGTATTTTTTCAGTAGCGCATCTATTCAAGATATAATCGAAAAATACGAGAAAAATTTTCCGAATGATGTAAATTTTGAAGATTTTGCAAAATACAATACAATTCAATTAAATGACACACATCCTGTTATGGCTATACCTGAAATGATGAGAGTGTTGATGGATGACAAAAAACTTTCTTGGAAACAAGCTTGGAATGTTACTAGTAATGTGTTCAATTACACTAATCACACGATTTTACAAGAAGCAATGGAAAAATGGAATGTCGATGTTGTAGAAGAAGTGAGTCCTAGAATTATGGATATTATCACTGAAATCGACAGGAGATTTGTCAGTGATTTGGTGGGATTGTATTATTCTGTGGATAGAATCGACAATCTCAGAATAGTGAAGGACAATACTGTTAACATGGCACATTTAGCGATATTAACTGCCGTAAAAATTAACGGTGTTGCGAAAATTCACACAGAAATTTTGAAAAATGATACATTAAAACCATGGCACGATTTGTATCCGGATAAATTTGTCAACAAAACAAATGGAATTACTCCAAGACGTTGGTTGTTTTATGCAAACCCAGAATTAACACAATACATTACAGAACTTTTGGGAGAAGATTGGAAGACTGATTTAACGAAATTAAAAGAGCTTGAAAAATTCCGAGACGAAGACAATGTTTTGGATAGATTAATGGAAATCAAACTTCACAATAAAATCAGACTCAAAAAATATATCAAAGAGCATGAACAAATCGATGTGGACGAGAACTCGATTTTCGATATACAAGTGAAAAGACTTCACGAATACAAGAGACAATTGTTGAATGCATTTCACATTTTGAACTTATACTACAAGATTAAAAACAATGAAATAACAGATATTCCAAAACAAACATATATTTTCGGAGCAAAAGCTGCTCCAGGATATTTCAGAGCAAAAGCTATTATAAAATTTATAAATGAAGTTAAAAATCTCGTGAACAACGATGATGTTGTCAACAAATACATCAAGGTTGTTTTCTTGGAAAACTTCAACGTATCCATCGGAGAATTGGTGTATCCTGCAGCAGATGTGAGTGAGCAGATTTCAACTGCGGGAAAAGAAGCATCGGGAACTGGTAACATGAAGTTTATGCTCAACGGAGCATTGACTGTGGGAACTTATGATGGTGCAAACATCGAGATTTTCAATCACGCAGGTGAAGACAACAACTTCCCATTTGGAGCGACTGTTGATGTGTTAAATTCAATCAGGGACAATTACAATCCAGTTGAATATTATTATAAGGATGAAAACATCAAACGAGTTGTGGATACTTTATTAAGCGATTTGATTAATGATAGTGGATCGTTTATGTTCTTAGATATTTACAATTCACTTGTCAATAGAGATTCTTCATTTAAATTGGACGAATATTTCGTGTTAAAAGATTTCAACGATTATGAACAAATTCACGAAAAGATTTTACAAACTTACGCCGACAAGAAAAAATGGGCGAAGATGAGTTTGATGAACATCGCTAATTTCGGAGAATTTTCATCTGATAGAACGATAAAAGAATATGCAGAAGAGATTTGGAGGATAGTACCAAATGAAAAAATTTAA
- a CDS encoding thioredoxin family protein encodes MKKFKKSDINSKIFNKGNKILFFEADGICPCIPAKNDLEDIEKSFQGEIEFYEYTAKKVKEINKDEIITHFEALPLPTTLFIKDGKIIDRLVGDNSKSTYRNYANKLLDEK; translated from the coding sequence ATGAAAAAATTTAAAAAGAGTGATATTAACTCTAAGATATTTAACAAAGGAAACAAGATTTTATTTTTCGAAGCGGACGGGATTTGCCCTTGTATTCCGGCGAAAAATGATTTGGAAGACATTGAAAAATCCTTCCAAGGAGAGATTGAATTTTACGAATATACAGCAAAAAAAGTCAAGGAAATAAACAAAGATGAGATAATCACTCATTTCGAAGCTTTGCCGCTACCTACGACTTTGTTTATAAAAGATGGCAAAATCATAGATAGACTTGTTGGAGATAATTCAAAATCAACATATAGAAATTACGCAAATAAGTTATTGGACGAAAAATAG
- the corA gene encoding magnesium/cobalt transporter CorA — MANLLFEDRINEILETLRLENDLENTKITFCSFNEHHFDKHQTTDIDDIELRDDRINWIYITGLSDSDNFIKMKEKFKIHPLIIEDMLDVEQRTKLEAYDDYLFVVTDTVDYDMFNSVKELSFNQVSFVLKENLLVTVEQNKSTSFDRIVDKLEKIPVFRPKTTDGLLLLLMDAVIDNYYQIFDILGEYIDDLEDTMMTNHDDDVLRELYTMKKNLIFLRKTLWPLRTVINEMSKFRVNLVSHNTSIYMRDLYDHIIQMLEFIEVYRDMINSMIDAFDTNISNRTNEVMMVLTVWSTIFLPLTFLTGVYGMNFKYMPELQGKYGYILFWVTAIVITSVMIYFFKKKKWM; from the coding sequence TTGGCTAATTTATTATTTGAGGATAGAATCAATGAAATATTAGAAACTCTTAGGCTTGAGAATGATCTCGAAAACACCAAAATTACTTTTTGCAGTTTTAATGAACATCATTTTGACAAACATCAAACCACAGACATCGATGATATCGAATTGAGAGATGATAGGATAAATTGGATATATATCACAGGATTATCTGATTCGGATAATTTTATTAAAATGAAAGAAAAATTCAAAATCCATCCTCTTATAATAGAAGATATGTTGGATGTAGAGCAGAGAACAAAACTAGAAGCTTATGACGATTATTTGTTCGTTGTAACGGATACTGTGGATTATGATATGTTCAATAGCGTAAAAGAATTGTCATTTAATCAAGTGTCATTCGTATTAAAAGAAAATTTGTTGGTGACTGTTGAACAAAACAAATCCACATCATTTGACAGAATTGTGGATAAATTAGAAAAAATACCTGTCTTTAGACCTAAAACTACAGACGGTCTTCTTCTTTTATTAATGGATGCGGTAATCGACAATTATTACCAAATTTTTGATATTTTAGGAGAATATATCGACGATTTGGAAGACACTATGATGACAAATCACGACGATGATGTTCTAAGAGAACTTTACACCATGAAGAAAAACCTGATATTTTTGAGAAAAACTTTGTGGCCGTTGCGTACAGTTATCAATGAAATGTCAAAATTCAGAGTCAATCTAGTGAGTCACAACACATCGATTTACATGAGAGATTTGTATGATCATATTATTCAAATGCTTGAATTCATCGAAGTGTATCGCGATATGATAAATTCCATGATAGACGCATTTGACACGAATATTTCCAACAGGACAAACGAAGTAATGATGGTGTTGACTGTGTGGTCGACGATATTTTTGCCGTTGACTTTCTTAACTGGCGTTTATGGGATGAACTTTAAATATATGCCGGAGCTTCAAGGAAAATACGGATATATTTTGTTCTGGGTTACTGCGATTGTGATTACCAGCGTCATGATTTATTTCTTTAAAAAGAAAAAATGGATGTAA
- a CDS encoding dihydrofolate reductase, whose amino-acid sequence MKVILAVDKNFAIGKDGDMLFSIPEDMQRFKELTTGNIVIMGRKTLESLPDSKPLPNRTNIIITSKDLDGMLCVKNEEELLRTLKEINPDHKMTEYLIGGANTIESLIHLVDEFVITYVDCEFEYDAKIRNLFEDQDFYVSEESDIKSYEDLDYRYMVFKRK is encoded by the coding sequence ATGAAAGTTATATTAGCAGTAGACAAAAATTTTGCGATAGGAAAAGATGGAGATATGCTTTTTTCGATTCCTGAAGACATGCAAAGATTTAAAGAATTGACTACGGGAAACATCGTAATCATGGGAAGAAAAACATTGGAATCTCTACCTGATTCAAAACCTCTACCAAACAGAACCAACATTATAATTACAAGCAAAGATTTGGATGGAATGTTATGCGTGAAAAATGAAGAAGAATTGCTACGCACATTAAAAGAAATAAATCCAGATCACAAAATGACAGAGTATTTGATAGGTGGCGCAAACACCATTGAATCATTGATTCATTTAGTTGATGAATTCGTAATTACTTATGTTGATTGTGAATTTGAATACGATGCGAAAATAAGAAACTTATTCGAAGACCAAGATTTCTATGTATCAGAAGAATCAGACATTAAATCATACGAAGACTTGGATTATAGATATATGGTTTTTAAAAGAAAATAG
- a CDS encoding zinc-ribbon domain-containing protein, whose protein sequence is MRCPNCNEKVLDTVNFCHNCGFNLKEYRENLNQQKSESEVSQQKENTSTEKDYSYSDDVMNIFNIKTSEKSNEQQKCEEIINKNKTERKPKRIEDIFQVINKNKSQYGKFNPDEEVEKKINHEEEKGPEENYENTIFITKGYDDVEEKNKRDESIRFTSDNEFTIHKFEDEEDEDDMDKFMDNFDVKTKQVFDKINLFFTKILKKMMGGVQPYKFSMRLAVVVLSALPLLFFYMNSTNHWTLTQKLKAIVVMVSVLILDLLQKVLSYSLGLKLADTKLYQPIDKNLKKNISLLLTVVESLIFSLFGVLTAGGLVGFSSSVFTFTFLGAHAFIYLISLVVLILFATIILIDRFDYKNIWKIYGLNAAGIIITRLVVFMVVMTLLQKIFFGLAPGLM, encoded by the coding sequence ATGCGTTGTCCTAATTGCAATGAAAAAGTGTTAGATACGGTGAATTTCTGTCACAATTGTGGATTTAATTTGAAGGAATATCGTGAAAATTTGAATCAACAAAAAAGTGAATCAGAAGTTTCACAACAAAAAGAAAATACGTCTACAGAGAAGGATTATTCATATTCAGATGATGTAATGAATATTTTCAATATAAAAACCAGCGAGAAATCTAATGAGCAACAAAAGTGCGAAGAAATCATCAATAAAAATAAAACCGAACGCAAACCGAAAAGAATTGAAGATATCTTCCAAGTGATTAACAAAAACAAATCTCAGTATGGAAAGTTCAATCCTGATGAGGAGGTTGAGAAGAAAATCAATCACGAAGAAGAAAAAGGACCCGAAGAAAATTATGAAAACACGATTTTTATCACGAAAGGTTACGATGATGTCGAAGAAAAAAACAAAAGGGACGAGTCGATAAGATTCACATCGGATAATGAGTTTACTATTCATAAGTTTGAAGACGAAGAAGACGAAGATGATATGGACAAATTTATGGATAATTTTGATGTGAAAACAAAACAAGTGTTTGACAAAATCAATCTGTTTTTCACGAAAATTTTGAAGAAAATGATGGGTGGAGTACAACCTTACAAGTTTTCGATGAGATTAGCTGTTGTTGTATTGTCAGCGTTGCCGCTTTTATTCTTTTACATGAATTCTACAAATCACTGGACACTTACTCAAAAATTAAAAGCTATTGTGGTTATGGTTTCAGTATTGATTTTAGATTTGTTACAAAAAGTTTTATCATATAGTTTGGGGCTTAAACTAGCTGACACTAAACTTTACCAACCTATCGACAAAAATTTGAAAAAGAATATTTCTTTGCTGCTTACTGTCGTAGAATCTTTAATATTCAGCTTATTCGGGGTACTAACAGCAGGAGGGCTTGTCGGATTTAGTTCGTCAGTATTCACGTTCACATTCTTGGGAGCACACGCTTTTATATATTTGATTTCATTAGTAGTATTGATACTATTTGCGACGATTATTCTTATAGATAGATTTGATTACAAAAATATCTGGAAAATTTACGGCCTCAATGCAGCTGGAATTATAATAACGAGACTTGTGGTTTTCATGGTCGTTATGACTCTTCTTCAAAAAATATTTTTTGGACTTGCTCCAGGATTAATGTAG